In Acidimicrobiales bacterium, one DNA window encodes the following:
- a CDS encoding nucleotidyltransferase domain-containing protein: MDLTQPIRSVVPGVRGEVLAVLARTDRPLTGRGVAELTNGRASAKGVNLALRSLTDAGIVLVEDHPPAKLYRLNRDHLAAGAIGELASLRTRLIDLMREQLAGWDPSPAQAWLFGSAARGDGDEDSDIDVLVVARDAADLDDPAWIDQVEAFGAVVRASSGNACSVIEYTTSELDQLADDGGRLARDLRHEAIPLAGRSARRLEQP; encoded by the coding sequence TGCTGGCCAGGACCGATCGTCCCCTCACCGGGCGGGGCGTCGCCGAACTGACCAATGGCCGAGCGAGCGCGAAGGGAGTGAACCTGGCCCTTCGGTCGCTGACCGACGCCGGCATCGTGCTCGTGGAGGACCATCCGCCGGCCAAGCTCTATCGGCTCAACCGCGACCACCTGGCGGCGGGGGCGATCGGTGAGCTCGCTTCTCTGCGCACACGGTTGATCGATCTGATGCGCGAGCAGCTTGCCGGGTGGGACCCATCACCGGCTCAGGCGTGGCTCTTCGGTTCGGCGGCACGCGGCGACGGCGATGAGGACAGCGACATCGACGTCCTGGTTGTGGCCCGCGACGCCGCCGACCTCGACGATCCGGCATGGATCGACCAGGTCGAGGCGTTCGGCGCCGTCGTCCGCGCTTCCAGTGGAAACGCCTGCTCGGTCATCGAGTACACGACATCGGAACTCGACCAGCTGGCCGATGACGGTGGACGTCTCGCTCGCGATCTTCGCCACGAAGCCATACCGCTGGCTGGCCGCTCAGCACGTCGACTGGAGCAGCCATGA
- a CDS encoding HEPN domain-containing protein, whose translation MSATSEARAHLNKAQEFLDAAEISADLELFNAAASAAVTSGINAKDAICLALTGRSNKTDAHADAVAELKAAHSTLGGAATALGRLLRLKSKSQYQSVDVARSDASKAIEWAARLVDTAARVVTRQ comes from the coding sequence ATGAGCGCAACGAGCGAAGCGCGTGCCCATCTCAACAAGGCGCAAGAGTTCCTCGATGCGGCCGAGATCAGCGCCGACCTCGAACTGTTCAACGCCGCCGCGTCCGCCGCGGTGACCAGCGGCATCAACGCCAAGGACGCTATCTGCCTCGCGCTGACCGGCCGCAGCAACAAGACCGACGCCCATGCTGACGCAGTGGCAGAGCTCAAGGCGGCCCACTCGACATTGGGAGGTGCCGCCACTGCATTGGGTCGTCTGCTCAGGCTCAAGTCGAAGTCCCAGTATCAGAGCGTCGACGTTGCCAGGTCGGATGCGTCGAAGGCCATCGAGTGGGCGGCCAGACTGGTCGACACGGCCGCCCGCGTTGTCACCCGACAGTGA
- a CDS encoding DUF4214 domain-containing protein: MSRARTFGIDDDGEFITLLYQHALGRDPDPGGYHHWLDALSSGQVTRQRLVVLFADSDELKNRISTALGL; encoded by the coding sequence GTGTCACGTGCGCGCACCTTCGGCATCGACGACGACGGCGAGTTCATCACCCTGCTCTACCAGCACGCCCTCGGCCGTGATCCCGATCCTGGGGGCTACCACCACTGGCTCGATGCCCTGTCGAGCGGTCAGGTCACCCGCCAGCGCCTGGTGGTGCTCTTCGCCGACTCCGACGAGCTGAAGAACCGGATCAGCACCGCCCTCGGGCTCTGA
- a CDS encoding EAL domain-containing protein — protein sequence MSALIVEGVPGMRRVLRGHLRDRGVEVRTAGSVGEAREEIGRQSFLVVIVDLVLPDGSGLDVLDTLRGSGSVAHVIVMSDSPADADRVAALEHGADDYVVKPFLMRQLAARVLAVRRLVDPVNDARLHIGAVVVDLRTRDAQVDGRRLDLTDKEFDLLAYLTARPGHTFSKAHLLWAVWGADAGLSLRTVADHIRKLRTKVEDDASRPRILRTVRGSGYRLERSDQDHPDGGAGPGPVAGSLVHVQGRIVKADQATATLLGFDAAGELTGRQIFEFATPGDMEPARQRMAATAPEPRPRTQLIDLEHTDGTQASVEVASEPCLWRGSSAERLRFTHVPDVSARLRRLVTGVLSEVADAVIITDLHFHVRSWNTAAERLYGWREEEVLGRHVLDVLQWAGDAGALAATWEGLEVSGRWRGESQQVTRDGSTIGVLASTTLLRDDDGGPVLIVSVNRPMPPEATTRQAQDALDDEEIRLGLENDEFEVYFQPVVALADGSVLAMEALARWNHPTRGLLAPDSFIPAAERSGAIVELGGVVLEKACIQTAEWRRAGHEIDVTVNLSARQLSHPEFVDRTTAALASSGLEAGRLWLEVTETSLVEEVDRAGEVLFRLADLGVNIAIDDFGTGWASLTYLRSFPIHALKIDSSFVAGVGRNVNDTAIVRSILSLGTDLDLFVIAEGIETLAQQKVLQRLGCTLGQGFLYARPAPASAVSIGERRSAHPLSTTSTWRRRGPHRRQVPSRPTIDPVRHLSTAQIVAAESRRDDDSS from the coding sequence ATGAGCGCGCTCATCGTCGAGGGCGTTCCCGGCATGCGACGTGTCCTCCGGGGTCACCTGCGCGATCGAGGCGTGGAGGTGAGGACAGCGGGGTCGGTCGGCGAGGCCCGAGAGGAGATCGGTCGCCAATCGTTCCTCGTGGTCATCGTCGATCTGGTGCTGCCCGACGGTTCTGGGCTCGACGTGCTCGACACGCTCCGTGGTTCCGGATCGGTGGCCCACGTGATCGTCATGAGCGATTCCCCGGCCGACGCTGATCGCGTCGCCGCGCTCGAGCACGGTGCCGACGACTACGTGGTCAAACCGTTCCTGATGCGCCAGCTCGCGGCGCGCGTCCTTGCGGTCAGGAGGCTCGTCGATCCCGTCAACGACGCTCGGCTGCACATCGGTGCCGTCGTCGTCGACCTGCGGACCCGCGACGCGCAGGTAGATGGTCGACGTCTCGACCTCACCGACAAGGAGTTCGACCTCCTCGCCTATCTCACGGCGCGACCGGGGCACACCTTCAGCAAGGCCCACCTGCTCTGGGCGGTGTGGGGTGCGGACGCCGGTCTCTCGCTGAGGACGGTGGCCGACCACATCCGCAAGCTTCGGACCAAGGTCGAAGACGACGCTTCCCGGCCACGCATCCTGCGCACCGTCCGCGGCTCGGGGTACCGGTTGGAGCGATCCGACCAGGACCATCCTGACGGTGGCGCCGGCCCGGGCCCGGTTGCGGGCTCGCTCGTCCATGTCCAGGGCCGCATCGTGAAGGCCGACCAGGCCACCGCCACACTCCTCGGGTTCGACGCTGCCGGCGAGCTGACGGGTCGCCAGATCTTCGAGTTCGCCACACCGGGTGACATGGAGCCCGCTCGGCAGCGCATGGCGGCAACCGCACCCGAACCGCGACCGCGCACTCAGCTGATCGATCTGGAACACACCGACGGCACGCAGGCTTCGGTCGAGGTCGCGTCGGAGCCTTGCCTCTGGAGGGGCAGCAGCGCCGAGCGCCTCCGGTTCACCCACGTGCCCGACGTGTCGGCCCGGCTGCGACGTCTCGTCACCGGCGTCTTGAGCGAGGTGGCCGACGCGGTGATCATCACCGATCTCCATTTCCACGTGCGCAGCTGGAACACCGCCGCCGAACGGCTCTACGGCTGGAGGGAGGAGGAGGTGCTGGGACGCCACGTGCTCGACGTCCTGCAGTGGGCCGGCGATGCCGGTGCGCTCGCCGCGACGTGGGAGGGCCTCGAGGTCAGCGGACGGTGGCGAGGTGAGAGCCAACAGGTCACGAGAGACGGTTCGACGATCGGGGTTCTGGCCTCCACCACCTTGCTTCGAGACGACGACGGTGGCCCGGTACTCATCGTGTCGGTCAATCGTCCGATGCCGCCCGAGGCGACAACCCGCCAGGCTCAGGACGCACTCGACGACGAGGAGATCCGTCTCGGACTGGAGAACGACGAGTTCGAGGTGTACTTCCAGCCCGTGGTGGCTCTCGCCGACGGTTCGGTGCTCGCCATGGAGGCACTGGCCCGCTGGAACCACCCGACGCGCGGCCTGCTGGCGCCGGACAGCTTCATTCCCGCAGCTGAGCGCAGCGGAGCCATCGTCGAGCTCGGCGGCGTCGTTCTCGAGAAGGCGTGCATCCAGACCGCCGAGTGGCGGCGGGCGGGTCACGAGATCGACGTGACGGTCAACCTGTCGGCCCGGCAGCTCTCCCACCCCGAGTTCGTCGACCGCACCACCGCCGCGCTGGCGTCATCGGGCCTCGAAGCCGGCCGCTTGTGGCTCGAGGTGACCGAGACCTCGCTCGTCGAGGAGGTCGACCGTGCCGGCGAGGTGCTCTTCCGCCTGGCCGACCTCGGCGTGAACATCGCGATCGACGACTTCGGAACCGGCTGGGCCAGCCTCACCTACCTGCGGAGCTTCCCGATACACGCCCTCAAGATCGACAGCAGCTTCGTCGCCGGCGTCGGCCGCAACGTCAACGACACGGCGATCGTCCGGTCGATCCTGTCGCTTGGCACCGACCTCGACCTGTTCGTGATCGCCGAGGGGATCGAGACGCTCGCCCAGCAGAAGGTGTTGCAGAGGTTGGGATGCACCCTCGGCCAGGGATTCCTGTACGCCCGGCCCGCCCCGGCAAGTGCCGTGTCGATCGGCGAGCGACGCTCGGCTCACCCCCTGTCGACGACGTCCACGTGGCGTCGACGCGGACCACACCGCCGCCAGGTCCCATCCCGGCCGACGATCGACCCGGTTCGTCATCTGTCGACGGCCCAGATCGTGGCGGCGGAATCACGACGGGACGACGACTCGTCGTAG
- a CDS encoding glycosyltransferase family A protein, producing MTAAPSAPRSIAVAVATRERPVGLSRLLRSLDECELPHGVEVEVLVVDNDPGGGARRTLDDLELGVAVRYVHEPRLGIPFARNRALDETGGFDLIAFVDDDEVVEPGWLVALYDTLVGYDADAATGPVAYELPDHTPEWVHRGGFFEPPDLADGELRSWAATNNVLVRRAALVERGLRFDETRPLFGGTDRWLFRDLASRGGTIRWSQQALVREIVPANRTTARWLARRSFRVGIGLAMEQRRTEGLAGAARVSLRAAGGQCRYAVRRLLLTRREGRASAVHALRALAQAVGRVCGLFGISFAEYRHVDGE from the coding sequence GTGACCGCCGCCCCGTCTGCACCACGCTCCATCGCGGTCGCGGTCGCCACACGTGAACGACCGGTCGGGTTGTCGAGGTTGCTGCGGTCGCTCGATGAGTGCGAGCTCCCTCACGGTGTCGAGGTCGAGGTGCTCGTGGTCGACAACGACCCGGGAGGTGGGGCGCGTCGGACCCTCGATGACCTCGAGCTGGGCGTGGCGGTCCGCTACGTGCACGAGCCGCGCCTGGGCATCCCCTTCGCCCGGAACCGGGCGCTCGACGAGACCGGCGGCTTCGACCTCATCGCGTTCGTGGACGACGACGAGGTGGTCGAACCCGGGTGGCTGGTGGCGCTGTATGACACCCTCGTTGGCTACGACGCGGACGCGGCGACCGGTCCGGTGGCCTACGAGCTTCCTGACCACACCCCCGAGTGGGTGCACCGGGGCGGGTTCTTCGAACCGCCCGACCTCGCCGACGGCGAACTTCGATCGTGGGCGGCGACGAACAACGTGCTGGTCCGGCGGGCCGCGCTGGTGGAGCGCGGGCTCCGGTTCGACGAGACACGCCCGCTCTTCGGCGGCACCGACCGGTGGCTCTTTCGCGACCTGGCGAGTCGAGGGGGCACCATCCGGTGGTCACAGCAGGCGCTCGTCCGCGAGATCGTGCCGGCGAACCGCACGACGGCCCGGTGGCTCGCGAGGAGATCGTTTCGGGTCGGCATCGGTCTCGCGATGGAGCAGCGGCGCACAGAAGGCCTGGCGGGTGCCGCCCGCGTCTCGCTGCGGGCGGCGGGGGGTCAGTGCCGCTACGCCGTCCGCCGCCTGCTCCTGACCAGGCGCGAGGGCCGGGCGTCAGCGGTTCACGCCCTCCGTGCCCTTGCCCAGGCCGTTGGGCGGGTCTGTGGCCTGTTCGGGATCTCCTTCGCCGAGTACCGCCACGTCGACGGCGAGTAG